From the Bacillus alveayuensis genome, the window TTGTCGATTTCGATCCGCATAAGGCGAAAAACGTAGCAAAAATGGCGGCTATCGTAGTAGAAGAAATGGATATTAATACGGTTTCTAGTAATTTATCCAAAATATCTGGAAGCTTTTCCATCGCTTTTGCATCAGGAAAAAAATTGGAAAATGCCCATTGCACGGCTTTGGTGAAAGAAGTTAAACCTTTGACAATCTGAAACTCTGTTATATACATAGAAAGATACGTGAAAGCAATCAGCAATAAAAATATCAAGGAGAAATTTCTTCTTCTTTTTAAAAAGATATCTGCTTGCATATTTTTCACCTACATTAAAGAATCAGTTCCTTTACTTCAGATCCATAAATATTGTGTACGATCTCTTCTGTTATTTCTTTCGGTGAACCATCGTAAACTTTTCTGCCATTATTAATACCGATGATGCGATCAGAGTACTTTAAAGCGACATCGACTTGGTGCAAGTTTACAAGACAAGTAATTCCTAAAGTAGAGGAAATATTTTTTAAGTGGTCCATAATGATTTTTGCTGCATTTGGATCTAAGGAAGCAATTGGTTCATCGCACAATAACACTTTAGGATTTTGAATTAAAGCTCTGGCAATTCCGACACGCTGTTTTTGCCCGCCGCTTAACTGATCACACCGTTTATATACTTGATTCTCTAACCCCAATAATCCGAGAATATAAATGGCTTGTCTTTTTTCCTCTTCACTGTATAAACCTAATACTCCTGTCAATGTTGATTTATAGCCAAGCCTTCCGTGAAGAACATTTTCAATTACACTTAATCTATTGACTAGATTGTAATGTTGAAATACCATACCAATTTTTGTTCGCAACCTTCTTAATCCTTTTTTTCCTAAATTCAAAACGTTGACACCATCAAAAATGATTTCTCCACTACTTGCATCAATCATACGGTTGATACACCGGAGGAGGGTCGATTTCCCTGCCCCCGATGGACCAATGATTGAAACAAATTCTCCTTCATTCACAGCGAAGTTAATGTCATTAAGCGCCATTGTATTCGTTCCATAACGCTTTGAAACGTTATGGAGTTCTAATACGACATTCATCTAGTATCCCTCTCCAGCAGATTTTTTCTATCTTTAATTTGATAATTCCCGAATCGGATTAAACCATGAATCCTCTACTTCGACGAAACGTTCGTTGCCTTTTTTACTGAATAAACCAGTAAAATCAGAATCCTCCGGTACGAAAATCTTCGGATTGTTGGCAACTTCATCGGAAACAAAGGCTTCTAACAGCTTCTTGCGGTCTTCTTCTGACACGGTTTCCGTATTAACAACAAATGGAGCATTTAATACTGGTGTAACTGAAATTAGGACAAACTCCTTTTCTGGAACAGTATGAAAAGGCTCAGCTGCATCTTTTTTGACTTTATATACGGCTCCCGGTTTGTTTTCCTCTCCATCCACTAATTCAACATAATTGTTAACGCATGTGTCACAAAATGCTGCAACATCCACTTTTCCAGAAAGTAGGTTCACTGCAGAACCTTGGTGAGAGC encodes:
- a CDS encoding phosphonate transport system ATP-binding protein (product_source=KO:K02041; cath_funfam=3.40.50.300; cog=COG3638; ko=KO:K02041; pfam=PF00005; smart=SM00382; superfamily=52540; tigrfam=TIGR02315); translation: MNVVLELHNVSKRYGTNTMALNDINFAVNEGEFVSIIGPSGAGKSTLLRCINRMIDASSGEIIFDGVNVLNLGKKGLRRLRTKIGMVFQHYNLVNRLSVIENVLHGRLGYKSTLTGVLGLYSEEEKRQAIYILGLLGLENQVYKRCDQLSGGQKQRVGIARALIQNPKVLLCDEPIASLDPNAAKIIMDHLKNISSTLGITCLVNLHQVDVALKYSDRIIGINNGRKVYDGSPKEITEEIVHNIYGSEVKELIL